The sequence ACATAAACCGCTTTACTGACCGAACGGGTGACCAGCTCAATATACTCCGTATTTCGGCTGAGAATGGAGTCCATCGCCATCTCCTCAAGCAGTACGCCCTCGCGAATAACGCCGATCGTATCGGCAATCTGTTCAATTTCGCCAAGGATGTGGCTGGAGATTAGCAAGGTCATTCCATATTCCCGGCTGAGCATCCGAAACACATCGCGCAGTTCCTTAATGCCGACCGGGTCCAGACCGTTAATCGGCTCATCCAGGATAAGCAGCTCGGGTTTCGTCATTACCGCTCTAGCAATGCCCAGACGCTGCTTCATGCCAAGAGAGAACTCCTTCACCGGCTTCTTATCTACTCCCGTAAGTTTTACCAGCTCCATAACATCGTCAATCGCCTGGCGGTTGTAATAGCCCATATATTCACCATGCAGCAGCAGATTTTCACGGGCAGTCAGTTTATCGTAAAAAACGGGGTACTCGATAATGCTGCCCATTCGTTTTAGCATCTCATAGGAACGGCTGGTCATACGTTCACCGAAAAATTCGATTTCGCCTTCCGTCGGCTTTACGAGGTTTGTAATCATCTTCATCACGGTCGTTTTGCCCGCGCCGTTCGGTCCCAGAAAGCCGTAGATTTCACCCTGCCTAATTGTCATGTTTACGCTGCTTACGCTATGTTTCCCCTTGTACATTTTGCTTAAATTTCGCGTCCGAAGAATTACCGTCACTTCCGCTGCCCCCTTTGGATTTCTCTTTCTGTTCCTGGTTTTTATTGTATAGAGCGGAATTTTCTTTTTTATTAATGTAATCTTACGAAATTCTTAAGAAGCGACTCCAGACAGGACCGACATCTCCTGACCGCCACGGCCGATTCACAGATTTATCCTCGGAAAAACGACCGTAAAAGCCGTCCTCACATAAGGCTTGCTCACGAGCGAAATCTTACCGTTCATCTGCTCCGTTAATCTTTTAGTGATCGTCAGTCCAAGACCGCTTCCCTGATAGACCCGGTTCCGTGAATCCTCCAGCGTATAAAGGCGCTCGAACACTTTATCCTGATGGCCCTCGGTAATCCCCTTTCCCCGGTCCCAAATTTCAATACTCACGGTGTCCGTATCATGATTAAGCTTCAGCCCAAGCACCCCTCCGGCGGCTCCGTACCTGATCGCATTGGACAGCAGATTGGACAGAATCCGGTCCAGCGCCTCATTATTCCCCCGGATGTAGCAAGCTTCATCTGGAATCTCAATCGATACATCAATACCTTTGCCGCTTAGGATATCGTAAAAGGCCAAAATATTCCTGCGGCACACTTCGCCGGCCTCTACCCTTGACAGTGAAAGCTGATGATCGCCCGATTCGAGCTTGGCCAAGTCAAAAAAGGTGTTCATCTGCGTGATTACCTCCCCAGCCTTCCAGTGGATCATTCTCAGCATTCGCTCCCGTTCTTCGGCGTCCATATCTGCGTCCTGCAGCAGTGTTTCAATATACCCGAGAACGACGGTCAGCGGCGTCTTCAGGTCATGCGACACATTCGCCAGCATCTGGCGCATGGATTTCTGCAGTTTATTTCTCCGGGCGATGCCTTCATGGTTGAGATCCAGCAGCCGGTTCACATCTGTCAGCAGCGTTTGCAGTTCGGGCGAGCTGCTGAACACCAGCAATCGTTCCTGTGAATGCTGTGAAATGATCTGGTCCAGTTTATCGTGGATATACTTCAACTGGCGCGAATGATGACGCGACCTCCGGTACTGCATCACAAGACCCAACAGAAGCAGACCGATCACAGCTCCAAGCACCGCAGTCATTGCACCGTATCTCCCAGCTTATACCCGATGCCCCATAAGGTTTTGATATATTCAGGGTGGGAGGGATCGTCTTCAATCTTCTCCCGCAGCCTTCTCATATGTACGTTAATCACATTCTCGTCTCCGTAATACTCTTCCGCCCATACCATCCCATAAATCTGCGCCTTGGTGAACACCCGGCCCGGATGGGTCATAAACAGCTTCAGGATTTGAAATTCCTTGGCCGTCAGCTTCACCTCTTCCCCATTTTTCAGCGCCGAGAAATTATCAAAATCCACCGTCAGCCCGCGCAAGGTAATGCTATGCTTCGGATTGGCTGTCCCTTCGGACGGGCCGCGGCTTGAGGCATATTCCGCCCGGCGGATTGCCGCCTTCACCCTCGCCGCAAGCTCAATCATCGAGAATGGCTTACTGATATAATCATCCGCTCCAAATCCGAGTCCGAGCGCTTTATCGACATCGGTATCTTTTGCGGACACAATCATCACGGGTACCAAACTTGATTTACGAATGCTTTGAAGAACATCCACGCCGCTGCGATTCGGCAGCATTTGGTCCAGCAGAACAAGGTCAAAGGGACCTCTATCGCGAAAAGCTTGCTCCGCCGCCTCTCCGTCGAAGGCGCTCTCGACCTGGTAACCCTCTTTCACTAAATACGAGCGAACCATCTCACTGATGGCTTCGTCATCCTCGACCAACAATACACGATGCTGCAACAAGATTCCCTCCCGCAGTAAATTCCTCGGCCGGCTGACAGGTTATAATAGCCCGACTCATACCCAGCCTTACCAAAAAAGTTTCTTTCAGCATATTCGTTTACATAGTATAAACTTACCAGAATTATTAGGGTACGGGAGATCCACAACTTATAAATTTATGACAAAAAAACCTCCCGCCTAACAAGGCAGAAGGTTAATTTCATCTCGTTTATTAACTTGGCTTTAGTGGCGGAGAGAGTGGGATTCGAACCCACGCACGCTTTGACACGCCTAACTGATTTCGAGTCAGCCCCCTTGGACCTCTTGGGTACCTCTCCGCAGCAAGCTCTATTGTACCATTTAACAAGGGTAATTGCAAGCTTAATTATTATCCACTTTTTTCTCGGCTGATCGAAGCACCTTTTTTAAATTCTTCTCAAATTTAGCCCGGGGAATCAGTACACTGTGCTGACAACCCGTACACTTAATTCGAATATCCATCCCCATGCGGATAACTTCCATTTCATTCGTCCCGCATGGATGCGGCTTCTTCATCTGTACGATATCACCCAGTTGAAAGCTTTTACGTTCCATCAGGCTTCCCCCCTTTTTCTTTGGCATTCCCAGCCGCCTGCTCCAGCAATCCCGTTCTTGCCGAACGGCGCGCTGTCTGCTGCTCCGATGCTGATCCAGACGGCTCCTCATCAGCTAACGCCTTTGTCTCTGACTGTGTGTCTGACTCGGAGTGAGCTTCGGCTGCTGCCTCCCCCTGTTCTTGTTCAGCCCGCTCCGCTACCTTCTGCGCCTGCTGCTCAAGTGCTTTTTTAATATCGCTCTGAATCTGACGCTGTGCGACATCCCTTTTATTAGGCAGGGTATTGGCGGTTACGCGAACCACATACTCAGAAGTGCTCATCGATTGAATCCCCAGAATGTTCGGAAATGCGACGACATTGGGATTACGTTCTTCAATGCCTTCAAGCGCCTGACGGATGAGGCCCAGCGTTTCTTCCAGACTCTGTTCGATTTTTACCGGAACATCAACAACGGCCAAGGCATTGGCCATCGAGAAATTCGTCACGTTCGCTATTGTACCGTTTGGAATGATATACATTTCGCCATTACTGCCAAGCAGTTTGGTCGTACGCAGCCCGATCATCTCGACTGTACCTTTGAATCCGCCAGTTGCAATCACATCGCCTACCGCAAATTGATCCTCCAGAATAATGAAAAAGCCGGTAATCACATCTTTGACCAAACTTTGCGCGCCAAAACCGATAGCCAGGCCAAGTACGCTTGCACTTGCCAGCAGCGGACCGAGCTTAAAATTAAACTCCGATAGTATGATCAGAATCATGATGAAATTGCAGACAATCGTTACCGTATTTTTCAGCAGCTCGCCAACTGTTGAGAAGCGCCGCGTATTAGCCAGTATCCCTCTGCTGCTCTTTCGTTCCAATGAACGATCAATAACGCCGTATACAACCTTAATCAATATGCGCGTCAGAATGAATAGAAAAATAATGCGCAGGCCCGCAAACAAAACATTAGCCCACATATCCGCATTGGTTACCCAGTTCCATATTTTATCCCTAAACTGAACCGCCTTGTTTACCGCCTGACTCATTGTCCCTTCCGAAGTATCGGCACTCAGCAGCCAGCCAAACCAGTGATGCATTCCCTCCTCCTCCTCACTCAGAAATCAATCTGTACCCGCCTTCATGGTCATCCCTGCCGTATATACCGCGGATTTCGATTGTCTCTTCCTTTATAATCTGTTCAACCTTAGCGAGCTCGCGGCGAAAAAATTGAATCGACATGGCGCAGCCAGCGGTAATATCTTTTGGCGTCGGACAGGTGTCAATCTCAATTTCAGCATATTCCAGCAGCATCTCGGCGCGCAGCGCCTGCTGGGTAGAGTCAAACGCTATCAACAGTTCCTCGTTCATTGGTCACACTCCTCATAGGCTTCAGGGCTCATCTCTTCTTCCTGAAGTATAAAACTGTCCTTCTATCCATATACTAGCTAGCATCAAGTAGAAATGTCCTGGAAAGGAAGATTGTATGTATTATTCCTCTAATCCAACGCCACTACAAGAAATGTCTTGTTTAAAAATATCACATACGGACCCTGAAATCTATTCTGCGATCATTCACCGGCTGCTGTTTCATTTCTCCCGCGCCCGTGCCGGCGCTCAGATTGTCGTTGTCTGCATCGGCACCGACCGTTCGACCGGAGATGCGCTCGGACCGCTTGTGGGCACCGCCCTGTCGCGCTTTCACAGCCCGCTGTTCTCTCTATATGGGACGCTCGACAATCCGGTGCATGCCGTCAATCTGGAGGAGACGCTGAACCTGATCCGTGAGCGCCATGATAATCCCTATATCATCGGCATAGATGCCTGTCTGGGACATTCCACAAGCGTTGGTTCAATTCAAGTCGTTGAGGGCCCTCTGCGCCCCGGAGCGGGTGTAAACAAACAACTGCCGCCGGTAGGCGATATCCATTTAACTGGCATCGTTAACGTCGGCGGCTTTATGGAATATTTCGTATTGCAAAACACACGGCTTAGCCTTGTTATGAAGCTATCGGAGATTATCGCTTCCAGCCTCTTTTCGGCTATGAAGCAGTGGCACGTGCACTCTAAATCCGCTGCAGCGCAAGAGTAACCACTTCTTGTTCCTCGGGTGAAAGCGGATATTGCGGTTCTCCTTCATTAAGCGTCTTGGCGTAAATATAGGAGTTGTCACGGTTGTGCAGACTGGTAAGCACCATGCCGGTTCGGCGGTCATCGAGAATGGCCAGCGAGAAACTGAGGTCATTTCCGCGGTCTCCAAAAGCATTATAGCGTTTCAGAGCAATATGTCCCTTGATGCCCTGTAATTTTAACTGAAGCGCTTCTATCGCATTCTTTTGCAGCTGCTGGGTTTCTTCCAGCAGGTCGTTCTGCGTTTTCAAATCGACCAACAGGCTTTCCAAATCCTCAATTCCCGAACCGGACATCATGGCATCATACTTTCGCCGCATGGACCGCAGTCTGCTTCCCTGCACAAGAATAAGAATAAACATAACGAGCAAGAGAATGGCCATCCCCGGGATAAACCATTGCAGTTGATCGCTTATAAATTGGTTCATTTCTGACATC is a genomic window of Paenibacillus durus ATCC 35681 containing:
- a CDS encoding ABC transporter ATP-binding protein; its protein translation is MTVILRTRNLSKMYKGKHSVSSVNMTIRQGEIYGFLGPNGAGKTTVMKMITNLVKPTEGEIEFFGERMTSRSYEMLKRMGSIIEYPVFYDKLTARENLLLHGEYMGYYNRQAIDDVMELVKLTGVDKKPVKEFSLGMKQRLGIARAVMTKPELLILDEPINGLDPVGIKELRDVFRMLSREYGMTLLISSHILGEIEQIADTIGVIREGVLLEEMAMDSILSRNTEYIELVTRSVSKAVYVLEHKLHLSNFKVMDSGIIRIYDEGVSQHELNKALVMEDVEIESISKNKHSLEDHFLSLIGGEGIA
- a CDS encoding sensor histidine kinase, encoding MTAVLGAVIGLLLLGLVMQYRRSRHHSRQLKYIHDKLDQIISQHSQERLLVFSSSPELQTLLTDVNRLLDLNHEGIARRNKLQKSMRQMLANVSHDLKTPLTVVLGYIETLLQDADMDAEERERMLRMIHWKAGEVITQMNTFFDLAKLESGDHQLSLSRVEAGEVCRRNILAFYDILSGKGIDVSIEIPDEACYIRGNNEALDRILSNLLSNAIRYGAAGGVLGLKLNHDTDTVSIEIWDRGKGITEGHQDKVFERLYTLEDSRNRVYQGSGLGLTITKRLTEQMNGKISLVSKPYVRTAFTVVFPRINL
- a CDS encoding response regulator transcription factor — its product is MQHRVLLVEDDEAISEMVRSYLVKEGYQVESAFDGEAAEQAFRDRGPFDLVLLDQMLPNRSGVDVLQSIRKSSLVPVMIVSAKDTDVDKALGLGFGADDYISKPFSMIELAARVKAAIRRAEYASSRGPSEGTANPKHSITLRGLTVDFDNFSALKNGEEVKLTAKEFQILKLFMTHPGRVFTKAQIYGMVWAEEYYGDENVINVHMRRLREKIEDDPSHPEYIKTLWGIGYKLGDTVQ
- a CDS encoding DUF951 domain-containing protein, with protein sequence MERKSFQLGDIVQMKKPHPCGTNEMEVIRMGMDIRIKCTGCQHSVLIPRAKFEKNLKKVLRSAEKKVDNN
- a CDS encoding mechanosensitive ion channel family protein, whose translation is MHHWFGWLLSADTSEGTMSQAVNKAVQFRDKIWNWVTNADMWANVLFAGLRIIFLFILTRILIKVVYGVIDRSLERKSSRGILANTRRFSTVGELLKNTVTIVCNFIMILIILSEFNFKLGPLLASASVLGLAIGFGAQSLVKDVITGFFIILEDQFAVGDVIATGGFKGTVEMIGLRTTKLLGSNGEMYIIPNGTIANVTNFSMANALAVVDVPVKIEQSLEETLGLIRQALEGIEERNPNVVAFPNILGIQSMSTSEYVVRVTANTLPNKRDVAQRQIQSDIKKALEQQAQKVAERAEQEQGEAAAEAHSESDTQSETKALADEEPSGSASEQQTARRSARTGLLEQAAGNAKEKGGKPDGT
- a CDS encoding DUF3343 domain-containing protein, whose translation is MNEELLIAFDSTQQALRAEMLLEYAEIEIDTCPTPKDITAGCAMSIQFFRRELAKVEQIIKEETIEIRGIYGRDDHEGGYRLISE
- the yyaC gene encoding spore protease YyaC; this encodes MYYSSNPTPLQEMSCLKISHTDPEIYSAIIHRLLFHFSRARAGAQIVVVCIGTDRSTGDALGPLVGTALSRFHSPLFSLYGTLDNPVHAVNLEETLNLIRERHDNPYIIGIDACLGHSTSVGSIQVVEGPLRPGAGVNKQLPPVGDIHLTGIVNVGGFMEYFVLQNTRLSLVMKLSEIIASSLFSAMKQWHVHSKSAAAQE
- a CDS encoding DUF4446 family protein, which encodes MSEMNQFISDQLQWFIPGMAILLLVMFILILVQGSRLRSMRRKYDAMMSGSGIEDLESLLVDLKTQNDLLEETQQLQKNAIEALQLKLQGIKGHIALKRYNAFGDRGNDLSFSLAILDDRRTGMVLTSLHNRDNSYIYAKTLNEGEPQYPLSPEEQEVVTLALQRI